From the genome of Legionella beliardensis:
GAACAATTTTTTACTCGGCAAAATAATTGCCAAGACAGATATTATCAATTAAGAGAGCAATTTAACCAATGCCAACAAACGCGTATGCGCGCAGCTTTATTTTTATATTTAAACCGTCATGGCTATAATGGTTTATGTCGCTATAACCAAAAAGGGTTATATAATGTTCCTTTTGGCCGCTATATTAAGCCCTATTTTCCCCGCGCAGAAATGCTGTTTTTTTATGAGAAAAGCCAATCAGTTAAATTTATACAAGGTGATTTTAGAGCGACTTTTAGATTGGCAAAGCCTGGTGATATTATCTATTGCGACCCTCCATACGTTCCTTTATCCAGAAGTGCAAACTTTACCTCTTATACACCGCATCGCAAATTTAATGAACAAGATCAAATTGAACTTGCTCAATTAGCCCAGTATAGCGCTACGAAAGGAATTACTGTCGTCATTTCTAATCATGATACTGAACTTACAAGAATTTATTACCAAGATAGCCATATAATTTCTTTTCCCGTAAGTCGTTTTATTAGCTGTAATTCGTTAAATCGCAAGCCTGCACAGGAACTTGTAGCTATTTTTAAAGCACACTCTTAAGGCATTTAAGTAAAGGTATAAAAGCTGCCTAGCTTAAGGCTTAACAAAAACTAAAATTAATCTTATGGGATAATGCTCTTTTAAATGTTGTCATTCCCGTGGGACATTGTTGCGTGGATAAATTAAAACGTAGCTCAGGCGCAGGCCCCATAGCCGTCAGGCTAAGCAAATAGTTCTCTTAGCACCATAGAAAATAATATGTTTAGCGTGCTGACGGCTTCGCAGCAGAGTTAAGTTTGGGCCCTTTTTGGAACGTTGTTGTACATGGATGCACAACATCGAGCCGCATGGATGGTTTCGGCGCTTCCAAAAAGGGGCCAAATTTACCTCTGCCTGCTTCAATCTTGACTCTTGGGCGCTTAGCCTGACGGCTATGGGCGCAGGCCCAGAGGGCCAAAACCCGGGTTTCACTTTGTTTCACCCAGGCGTTTTGATCACTTATTCTATCCACGCAACAATGCCAACTCGCGTTAATTGATAGTTGAGCGAAAATCCTTCATAAAAAAAGCGAGTATGGTAACTAATAACAAAGAAATAGGTAATATAGATAAAGCCAATTGATAATCAACCACAGTATAAATATGCTCCCCAGCAACAATATTACTATCACCAAAGGTATCTAATAATTTTCCTACTAAAGGTTGGAAAATAACGCCGCCTAACGTCACAATCATATTTACAGCAGCAAAGACTGTTCCTGATAATTGAGCGCCACTGTTTTCTTTAGCCATAATAAAGACAATAATTTCGGTTGAACTAAATACACCGTATAAAAATAGTAATACGTTTAGTGAAGTATAAGATAAACCAGGATAATAAAGGACTAGGCTTATACAGATTAATCCCATAATTGCACCTATTACTAAAGGTAATACTCGGCGCCCACTATGATCTGATAAATAACCCGCTAATGGTGCGCCAACTGCCCACCCTAAAAACATGGCAGAGACTGTTCTAGCAGCTTCAGCCTTAGTTAAATGATGGGCTTGCTCCAAATAACTTTTACCCCACAATTCGCCAAAAACAGATAAAGACGTGTATAAACATGCCCCTACCAGGCCGATTAACCAAACCTGTGGCGAAGAGAGAACATGCCATACTTTTTTAAAAAATTCTGGCAAAGCATATCCGTGTTTTACATGCCCTGTAGGGCTATCTCGGACTACAAAAAAGATAATAACAGTTAAAACCGCGCCAATAGTTGTCATCAGACGCAATACATGTAACCAGCCAAAGTCAGTAGCGATATCAGTAATTTTTACCTCACCATAGACTAATCCCAGCATACCAAGGGTAGTAATTAAGCCAGCTACAAGCGAAAAATACTTACGTGGCAGCCAGCCTAAAGCTAATGATAAAACACCAACAAATGCAAATGATGAGCCAAAACCTACCAAGAAACGCCCACTACCTGCGATTAGCATGGAAGATATATCTGTAAACATCCAGGAGCCGATGGTGCAGCATAAACAGGCAAAGGTAAGCAATCTACGTGGCCCGTAGCGATCCATTAGCATCCCTACCGGCATTTGCATAGGAGAATAGGCAAAATAATAAAAAGCAGACAATTGACCAAATGTTGTCGCTGAAATATGACCAAACGCGGCACTCAGCTCACTTTGCAAAGCGCCCGGAATGATTCGTAATACAAATTCATAGCAATAGAAAAATGCACCTACCGCACAAACCAAACTGCCAAACAGAGCTTGGCTCCTACTAATCGATTTAATCATTTGCAATTGCATAAGTTTCTTTCAAAAAGATGGTTAAAATAGCAGCAATAACGATACCTAACGGTATAATTGACAGCGCAAATTGGTAATCATCTGCCGTATAGAGATGATACATTTTATCAGGTCCTAATTTGTCAATAGCAACCGTGTTGACGTGAGAGCTTAAACTAAAATCTAATAAGCGGCCTACAAAGGGTTGGAAAAACATAGCGCCTAACATAACAAGCATATTGGTCAAAGCCATTGCCGTACCAGCAGCCTCATTAGGACTAAGTTCTCTACCTATGGCAAAAACAATACATTGAACACTGTATAAAAGGCCTAATATAAACATTAAAATATTAATGCTCATTTGATTTAAATTAGGCATATAAAGTATAACCATCATCACTATTGCAGCACCGGCTGCACCTAATAACAAAGGCAATTTACGTCGTTTTATTCTATCCGAGATAAAGCCCATTAAAGGGGCACCAATAGTAAACCCGAGAAAGAGTAACGAGTTAGCGAATGAAGCACCTACTGAAGAAAGGTTATGTGCATGCTTTAAATAAGGAATACCCCATAATTCTGCAAAAACAGTCGTTGGTAAATAAACTAAACAACCAATGGCGCCATTGATCCAAATTTGTTTATTTTTAATAATTAAACCAAGATCAATCATACTTTTATGAAAGCTATTAATCGTTCCACTGGAGGTTTGACTTTTTTTCTTATCCCGGATACCAAACCATAAAACAAAGACTAGAATTATTCCAATATATGCAGTCAAATCAATTGTAGACCGCCAGCCTATAGTATTTACCAATTCACCTAATAAATTATCACCGAGCATAGCGCCAATAGTACCTAACGCTGCTGCCAATCCTGAAACCATAGCTAACTTGTCTTCTGGCAGCCAAATGGTAGCTAACTTTAATACACCGACAAAAGCAAAAGCAGATCCAAACCCTACTAAAAAGCGGCCCGTAGCAGCCACCCAAAAAAGAGTCGTACTTGCAAACAGGAAGGTACCAATAACACAAATAAGACAGGCAAAAGTAATTAAACGCCTCGGTCCAAATCTATCCAATAAAACACCAACAGGTACTTGTAAAGGAACATAAGCGTAATAATAAAATGCAGACAAGAGTCCAAAACCAGTCGCGCTTAAGTTAAAATGATCCCGCAACGCAGGCTCCATGACACTTGGTGAAATTCTTAATAAATACTCATAACTATAATAAAGGGCGCCAAGCCCACAAATTAACCAGGCACTAAGAAAATACCTCTTACTATTTTTATTCTGCAAAATAAGCTCCTTAATGTAAGGTTAAATACTAAATCTAATTATTTTAAATTAAATATTACTTAATAATTTAACCCTCTAGGTAATTACAAATGTCCAAGGCGGCTTACACCACTTGTAACTGCTGCCTTTGCAACAGCTTGAGTTACTCTCTCTCTTAAACGCGGATCAATCGGTTTTGGAATAATGTATTTAGAGCCATACTCCCATGCCGAAACACCCGGATAATTATCTTTAACAATTTGCGGCACAGGCTCTAATACTAATGAACGAATTGCTTCAACTGCAGCAATTTGCATCGCCCGATTAATACATGTCGCGCGAACATCAAGAGCCCCTCGAAAAATATATGGAAAACAAAGTACATTATTAACTTGATTTGGGTAATCACTACGGCCAGTAGCAATAATTAAATCATCCCGAATTTGATAGGCAAGCTCTGGTTTAATTTCTGGATCAGGGTTTGATAATGCAAAAATAACCGGTTTAGGTGCCATGAGCTTTAAAAGCTCAGCATTTAATAAATCTGGTTTTGCAACCCCAATAAAAACATCCGCGTCTAATAAAGCATCAGCGAGCGTGCGTTTATCGGTAGTACGGGCAAACGCATATTTATAGGCATTTAAATCATCACGCTCTGTGTGTACCACGCCTTTAGTATCAAGAAGATAAATATTTTCTTTACGGGCCCCTAATGCCACTAATAACTGCATTGATGCGATACCTGCAGCACCTGCACCAATACATACTATACGCACATCTTTTAGAGATTTATTTTGTAAATCCAAGGCATTTAGTAAACCTGCCGCCACCACAATCGCTGTTCCATGCTGATCATCATGAAAAACCGGAATATTGAGCTGTTCAATGAGGGCTCTTTCAATCTCGAAACACTCTGGTGCCTTAATATCTTCAAGGTTTATTCCACCAAAGGTTGGCGAAATGCGCTTAATTGTTGTTATAAATTCTTGCGGATTTGCCGCATCAATTTCAATATCGAAAGCATCAATTTCTGCAAAGCGTTTAAACAGTAC
Proteins encoded in this window:
- a CDS encoding Dam family site-specific DNA-(adenine-N6)-methyltransferase; protein product: MTKIKPFLKWAGSKFRCLDTILSTLPKANRLIEPFTGSGAIFINSNYPNYLLAEKNHDLILVFQMLQQEGLAFIDYCEQFFTRQNNCQDRYYQLREQFNQCQQTRMRAALFLYLNRHGYNGLCRYNQKGLYNVPFGRYIKPYFPRAEMLFFYEKSQSVKFIQGDFRATFRLAKPGDIIYCDPPYVPLSRSANFTSYTPHRKFNEQDQIELAQLAQYSATKGITVVISNHDTELTRIYYQDSHIISFPVSRFISCNSLNRKPAQELVAIFKAHS
- a CDS encoding malic enzyme-like NAD(P)-binding protein — protein: MDKDLLNQRALHYHEFPTPGKLGMHITKPTNSQDDLSLAYTPGVAEPVLAIVDNAENAFRYTAKGNLVAVITNGTAVLGLGDVGALASKPVMEGKAVLFKRFAEIDAFDIEIDAANPQEFITTIKRISPTFGGINLEDIKAPECFEIERALIEQLNIPVFHDDQHGTAIVVAAGLLNALDLQNKSLKDVRIVCIGAGAAGIASMQLLVALGARKENIYLLDTKGVVHTERDDLNAYKYAFARTTDKRTLADALLDADVFIGVAKPDLLNAELLKLMAPKPVIFALSNPDPEIKPELAYQIRDDLIIATGRSDYPNQVNNVLCFPYIFRGALDVRATCINRAMQIAAVEAIRSLVLEPVPQIVKDNYPGVSAWEYGSKYIIPKPIDPRLRERVTQAVAKAAVTSGVSRLGHL
- a CDS encoding MFS transporter, giving the protein MIKSISRSQALFGSLVCAVGAFFYCYEFVLRIIPGALQSELSAAFGHISATTFGQLSAFYYFAYSPMQMPVGMLMDRYGPRRLLTFACLCCTIGSWMFTDISSMLIAGSGRFLVGFGSSFAFVGVLSLALGWLPRKYFSLVAGLITTLGMLGLVYGEVKITDIATDFGWLHVLRLMTTIGAVLTVIIFFVVRDSPTGHVKHGYALPEFFKKVWHVLSSPQVWLIGLVGACLYTSLSVFGELWGKSYLEQAHHLTKAEAARTVSAMFLGWAVGAPLAGYLSDHSGRRVLPLVIGAIMGLICISLVLYYPGLSYTSLNVLLFLYGVFSSTEIIVFIMAKENSGAQLSGTVFAAVNMIVTLGGVIFQPLVGKLLDTFGDSNIVAGEHIYTVVDYQLALSILPISLLLVTILAFFMKDFRSTIN
- a CDS encoding MFS transporter; this encodes MQNKNSKRYFLSAWLICGLGALYYSYEYLLRISPSVMEPALRDHFNLSATGFGLLSAFYYYAYVPLQVPVGVLLDRFGPRRLITFACLICVIGTFLFASTTLFWVAATGRFLVGFGSAFAFVGVLKLATIWLPEDKLAMVSGLAAALGTIGAMLGDNLLGELVNTIGWRSTIDLTAYIGIILVFVLWFGIRDKKKSQTSSGTINSFHKSMIDLGLIIKNKQIWINGAIGCLVYLPTTVFAELWGIPYLKHAHNLSSVGASFANSLLFLGFTIGAPLMGFISDRIKRRKLPLLLGAAGAAIVMMVILYMPNLNQMSINILMFILGLLYSVQCIVFAIGRELSPNEAAGTAMALTNMLVMLGAMFFQPFVGRLLDFSLSSHVNTVAIDKLGPDKMYHLYTADDYQFALSIIPLGIVIAAILTIFLKETYAIAND